The Sulfurospirillum halorespirans DSM 13726 genome has a window encoding:
- the yedF gene encoding sulfurtransferase-like selenium metabolism protein YedF: MKLDCSGLACPEPVLQTKKALEELPNDSVLEVTVSSLASRENVMRFAQNGGFDARAQDLEEGKSLITIVKGFTCKTVIDAKDEFLDKTLFLKSDKVGEGELGAKLIVGFLKSTLELPKLPRRIVCVNQAVLLTTADESAPIMEVLKALEAKGVEIYSCGVCLEFFGVSDKLKVGKIGNAFGTIEMLFGGEGTISL, from the coding sequence ATGAAATTAGATTGCAGTGGTTTGGCATGCCCCGAGCCCGTTTTACAAACCAAAAAAGCGTTAGAAGAACTCCCCAATGACTCTGTTCTTGAAGTAACCGTTAGTTCATTGGCATCCAGAGAAAATGTGATGCGTTTTGCACAAAATGGTGGATTTGACGCGCGTGCACAAGATTTAGAGGAAGGCAAAAGCCTCATCACCATCGTCAAAGGCTTTACATGTAAAACCGTTATCGATGCCAAAGATGAGTTTTTAGACAAAACCTTGTTTCTCAAAAGCGACAAAGTAGGCGAGGGCGAACTCGGTGCCAAGCTGATCGTCGGCTTTTTGAAATCCACGTTAGAGCTTCCAAAATTACCTCGTCGTATTGTGTGTGTCAATCAAGCCGTTTTACTGACTACAGCAGATGAAAGTGCGCCTATTATGGAAGTGCTTAAAGCGCTTGAAGCCAAAGGTGTTGAGATCTACTCATGCGGTGTTTGCTTAGAGTTTTTTGGCGTGAGCGACAAGCTCAAAGTGGGTAAAATCGGCAACGCTTTTGGCACAATTGAAATGCTTTTTGGTGGAGAGGGTACAATTAGTCTATAG
- a CDS encoding substrate-binding periplasmic protein: MAHLLLIVTMLTTLSVSLSADVLSSILETRKIRVCIWPEYYGISYVNPRTQELVGIDVDLAKEFAKELGVTLAFKESSFATLIQDITTQKCDIAMFAIGHTSERKEHLYLTSPHLASDVYAVTSKSNKRIQTWNDIDQEGVVVAVAKGTYHVALMQKNLQKAQLLIVDSLHAREQEVEAGRADVFMTDYPFGIRMVEEREWAKLITPTQAFHVVPYGWAMAQNEPALKEKVEAFIVAIKHDGRLLEAAKRHHLEPIVLSK; the protein is encoded by the coding sequence ATGGCACATCTCCTTTTAATCGTTACGATGCTCACCACCTTGAGCGTTTCCCTATCTGCTGATGTGCTCTCTTCTATCTTGGAAACTCGAAAAATTCGCGTCTGCATCTGGCCTGAATATTATGGTATTTCGTATGTCAATCCTAGGACGCAAGAGCTTGTGGGCATCGATGTGGATCTTGCCAAAGAGTTTGCCAAGGAACTGGGCGTAACCCTTGCCTTTAAAGAGAGCTCCTTTGCGACGCTGATTCAAGACATTACGACTCAAAAATGCGATATTGCGATGTTTGCCATCGGACACACATCCGAACGCAAAGAGCATCTTTATCTTACCTCCCCACATCTTGCAAGCGATGTTTACGCCGTCACATCCAAAAGCAACAAACGCATTCAAACATGGAATGACATCGACCAAGAAGGCGTCGTGGTTGCCGTGGCAAAAGGAACGTACCATGTAGCGCTGATGCAAAAAAATCTGCAAAAAGCCCAACTGCTCATTGTGGATTCTCTGCATGCAAGAGAACAAGAGGTCGAAGCGGGACGGGCGGATGTGTTTATGACCGATTATCCTTTTGGGATTCGTATGGTCGAAGAGCGTGAGTGGGCAAAACTGATTACACCAACGCAAGCATTTCATGTGGTTCCGTATGGTTGGGCAATGGCTCAAAATGAACCTGCATTGAAAGAAAAAGTTGAAGCATTTATCGTGGCAATCAAACACGATGGAAGGCTTTTAGAAGCGGCTAAACGTCACCATTTAGAGCCGATTGTTCTTTCCAAGTAG
- a CDS encoding sensor domain-containing diguanylate cyclase: MDYLSNRYTYTLPLEQGSLTLWRIDGILLFSSDPNTLLGSSHYSKEHPKDNDDFFTHIGMYEQPALNVFRLAKFLPFVVEIHTNEANALDYWDKERQKVLGITTLLIVFSGALALALIVRYYKENERQRAQLSYEKQFRVAMEATQTGLWTWDFKINRIAWDPQCFLLLGLEPGVFEPSWDKIVALTHPEDALNMRSSIQEQIRAHSSFLIERRMKTANELWVWIQVRGKVIEWSKEHEPSLFTGVYINIDAQKRAEQLHLSAVAFETQEAILITDAKERVVKVNEAFTRITGYREQEMIGKTPRILKSDKHDNTFYESMWKGLLEHGYWQGELWNKRKNGEIYAESITITAIRDAKGKTTHYIANFNDITTHKAAQQQIQALAYYDPLTHLANRRLLDETLEQTIRHSIEERHFGALLFIDLDHFKELNDTYGHDAGDMLLVQTASRLKESIRESDMVARLGGDEFIVLLKNLGTQKGIAEHLTQSIAKKILALLYEPYALAHGNYLLGASIGCTIFGTHANIDGAMLIKEADIAMYQVKESGRGQVYFYDQKNPME, translated from the coding sequence ATGGATTACCTCAGTAACCGCTACACCTATACCCTTCCTCTTGAGCAAGGCTCCCTCACGTTATGGCGCATTGATGGGATTTTACTTTTCAGCAGTGACCCAAACACCCTGCTTGGAAGTTCGCATTACAGCAAAGAGCATCCCAAAGATAATGACGATTTTTTCACCCATATAGGCATGTACGAGCAACCAGCGCTCAATGTTTTTCGTTTGGCAAAGTTTCTCCCTTTCGTGGTTGAGATACACACCAATGAAGCCAATGCACTGGATTACTGGGATAAAGAGCGCCAAAAAGTGCTTGGGATCACCACGCTACTGATCGTCTTCTCAGGTGCTCTTGCGCTGGCATTGATTGTGCGCTACTACAAAGAGAACGAGCGCCAAAGAGCTCAACTCTCGTATGAAAAACAGTTCCGTGTGGCGATGGAAGCAACCCAAACAGGACTTTGGACATGGGATTTTAAAATCAATCGTATCGCGTGGGATCCACAATGCTTTCTTCTTCTAGGATTAGAACCGGGCGTATTTGAGCCTTCATGGGATAAAATTGTTGCCCTAACGCATCCTGAAGATGCCCTCAACATGCGTTCCTCCATCCAAGAGCAGATCAGGGCGCACTCAAGTTTTTTGATTGAGCGGCGCATGAAGACAGCGAATGAACTGTGGGTATGGATTCAGGTGCGCGGTAAAGTCATCGAATGGTCAAAAGAGCATGAACCTTCGCTTTTTACAGGTGTTTACATCAATATCGATGCACAAAAAAGAGCCGAGCAGCTTCACCTCTCCGCCGTTGCATTTGAGACCCAAGAGGCGATTTTGATCACCGATGCTAAAGAGAGAGTCGTGAAAGTCAATGAAGCGTTTACGCGCATTACGGGCTACCGTGAACAGGAGATGATTGGCAAAACGCCACGCATTCTCAAATCAGATAAACACGACAACACTTTTTACGAGTCGATGTGGAAAGGGCTGTTGGAACATGGTTATTGGCAAGGGGAACTGTGGAATAAGCGCAAAAATGGCGAAATCTACGCTGAATCCATCACAATCACCGCGATTCGCGATGCGAAAGGCAAAACAACGCATTATATCGCCAATTTTAACGACATAACAACCCACAAAGCAGCGCAACAACAGATACAAGCGCTCGCCTACTACGATCCGCTCACCCATCTTGCCAACCGACGCTTACTCGATGAAACCCTTGAGCAGACCATTCGCCACAGCATTGAAGAGAGACATTTTGGAGCACTTCTGTTTATCGATTTGGATCATTTTAAAGAGCTCAACGACACCTACGGACATGACGCTGGCGATATGCTCTTGGTTCAAACCGCTTCAAGACTCAAAGAGAGTATTCGCGAAAGCGATATGGTCGCACGCCTTGGAGGCGATGAGTTTATCGTTTTACTTAAAAATTTGGGCACGCAAAAAGGCATTGCGGAGCATCTCACCCAAAGCATTGCCAAAAAGATTCTAGCCCTCTTATACGAACCCTACGCCCTCGCCCACGGTAATTATCTCCTTGGTGCTAGCATCGGCTGTACCATTTTTGGAACGCATGCAAACATCGATGGTGCAATGCTCATCAAAGAAGCCGACATCGCGATGTACCAAGTCAAAGAGAGTGGA